The Caulobacter sp. FWC2 region ACCTGCGCAACCTTTCCCGACGCTATCTCAATGTCGAGCCGCTGGTCATCGGCGAGAACGCCAGGCTGGGCATCGATGTCCGCATCGAGAAGCCGTCCGAGGCGGGCGCCGACCGTCTGGTCAACGCCATCGGCGCGGCCATGGTTTATTCGGGCCCGCTGATCGTCATCGACAGCGGCACGGCCACGACCTTCGATATCGTGGCGGCCGACGGCGCGTTCGAAGGCGGGATCATCTCGCCGGGCATCAATCTGTCCATGCAGGCCCTGCACGAGGCGGCGGCCAAACTGCCACGGATCGCGATCCAGCGGCCGGCCGGTAACAGGATCGTGGGCACCGATACGGTGTCGGCCATGCAATCGGGCGTCTTCTGGGGGTATATCTCTCTAATCGAAGGTCTCGTCTCGCGCATCAAGGCTGAGCGCGGCGAGCCCATGACCGTTATCGCCACCGGCGGCGTCGCCTCGTTGTTCGAGGGCGCCACCGACAGCATCGACCACTTCGACTCCGACCTGACGATACGGGGTCTTCTCGAAATCTATCGTCGAAACACCATTTCCGAGACCTGATGAAAAAATCCAAGAGCGACGAGCTCGTCTTCCTGCCGCTGGGCGGGTCGAACGAGATCGGCATGAATTTCAACCTGTACGGCTTCGGGCCGGCGCACGATCGCAAGTGGATCGTCGTCGACCTGGGCGTGACCTTCGGCGACCAGACGACGCCCGGCGTCGAGATCATCCTGCCGGATCCGTCCTATATCGAGCCCTACGCCAAGGACATTATCGGCATCGTCCTGACCCACGCCCACGAAGACCACCTGGGTGCGGTGCACTGGCTGTGGCCGCGCCTGAAGGCTCCGGTCTACGCCACGCCGTTCACGGCCTTCCTGCTGCGTGAAAAGCTGCGGGACGCGGGCATACTGGACGACGTGCCGATCACCGAGGTGCCGTTGGGCGGCAAGTTCTCGCTCGGCCCGTTCGACCTGGAGATGATCACCCTGACGCACTCGATCCCCGAGCCCAACGGCTTGGCGATCAAGACGCCGCTGGGCACGATCCTGCACACCGGCGACTGGAAGATTGATCCCGAGCCGCAGCTTGGCGCGCCGACCGATGACGCCGCCCTACGCCGCCTGGGCGACGAGGGCGTGCTGGCCATGGTCTGCGACAGCACCAACGTCTTCGTCGAAGGCGAGGCGGGTTCGGAAGCGGGCGTCAGGGTGGCGCTGGGCAATCTGATCAAGAGCCTGTCCGGCAAGATCGCCGTGGCCTGCTTTGCGTCGAACGTGGCGCGCATGGACACCGTGATCCGCACCGCCCAGGCCTGTGGCCGCAAGGTCAGCCTGGCCGGCCGTTCGATGCACCGCATGGCCGCCGCCGCCCGCTCGGTGGGTCTGCTGCAGGGCCTCGAGCCCTTCATCAACGACGACCAGGCCAAGCACCTGCCCGAGAATGAGGTCCTGTTCCTCTGCACCGGCAGCCAGGGCGAGGCCCGCGCGGCGCTGTCGCGCATCGCCGACGGCAGCCATCCGCATGTGAAGCTGGGGCAGGGCGACCACGTGATCTTCTCGTCGCGGGTCATCCCGGGCAACGAGATCCCGATCCGCAACCTGCAGAACAAGCTGGCCGACCGTGGCGTGCGTCTGCACACCGAGCGCGACACGCCCGGCATCCACGTCTCGGGTCACCCGTGCCGTGAAGAGCTGCGCCAGATGTATGCGTGGGTGCGTCCCACGATCGCCGTGCCGACCCATGGCGAGCGCCGTCACCTGATCGAGCACGCCGCTTTCGCCAAGGACCTGCAGGTTCCGCACGCCATCTCACCGCGCAACGGCGACATGGTGCGCCTGGCGCCAGGGCATCCGGAGATCATCGACGAGGTGCCGGCCGGGCGCCTGTATGTCGACGGCGGCGTGGTCACGCCCGAGAACGGCGAGGCCCTGCGCGAGCGCCGTCACGCGGCGTTCAACGGCATGCTGGTGGTGTCGATCGTCTTGGACGGTCGCAACAAGATCGTCTCGGGCCCGCAGGTTCGCGGCATCGGCCTGGCTGGCGACGAAGAGTACTCGCTGGACGACGCGCTCGACGATCTCGCCGAGGAAGCCGAGACCGCCTACAAGAAGCTGGGTGGCGACACCCGCGAGCAGGACGAGGCGATCGAGAGCGCCATCTCCCGCGCCGTGAAGAAGGCCGCGTTCCGCATCTGGGAACGCAAGCCGGTCGTGGAAACCACGGTTCTGCGCCTGTGATCTTCCGCCGTAGCCGTTCCGCCGAACCCCAGACGCCGGCCTCGCCGACCTCGGGCGCCGGCGAAAACGGCTACGCGGTCCAGATCGTCCGCCACCTCTATCAGGACCTGCTCAAGCGCGAGCCGGATCACGATGCCCTGGCCGCCTGCGTGGCCTGGATGGGGCGTGGCGCGACGATCGACGACATCAAGACCGAGATCATCGGTTCGCCTGAATATCGTGAGCGTGTCTCCGGGCATCCGATCGCCAAGTTTCCGGCCATCTACCGTCCGGAGCGGATCTCGTACTTCACGCATCGGGGCCGCTTCCGTCCGCTGGCGATCAGCATCGAGACGGTCAATATCTGCAACAACGACTGCGTGATCTGCCCGTACTCGATCCAGACCCGCAAGAAGCAGGGCATGGACATGGCGGTGTTCGCC contains the following coding sequences:
- a CDS encoding type III pantothenate kinase; its protein translation is MMLLAIEQGNTNTMFAIHDGQSWLAQWRSATESTRTADEYVVWLSQLLSMQGIGFRAIDAVIISSVVPQSIFNLRNLSRRYLNVEPLVIGENARLGIDVRIEKPSEAGADRLVNAIGAAMVYSGPLIVIDSGTATTFDIVAADGAFEGGIISPGINLSMQALHEAAAKLPRIAIQRPAGNRIVGTDTVSAMQSGVFWGYISLIEGLVSRIKAERGEPMTVIATGGVASLFEGATDSIDHFDSDLTIRGLLEIYRRNTISET
- a CDS encoding ribonuclease J translates to MKKSKSDELVFLPLGGSNEIGMNFNLYGFGPAHDRKWIVVDLGVTFGDQTTPGVEIILPDPSYIEPYAKDIIGIVLTHAHEDHLGAVHWLWPRLKAPVYATPFTAFLLREKLRDAGILDDVPITEVPLGGKFSLGPFDLEMITLTHSIPEPNGLAIKTPLGTILHTGDWKIDPEPQLGAPTDDAALRRLGDEGVLAMVCDSTNVFVEGEAGSEAGVRVALGNLIKSLSGKIAVACFASNVARMDTVIRTAQACGRKVSLAGRSMHRMAAAARSVGLLQGLEPFINDDQAKHLPENEVLFLCTGSQGEARAALSRIADGSHPHVKLGQGDHVIFSSRVIPGNEIPIRNLQNKLADRGVRLHTERDTPGIHVSGHPCREELRQMYAWVRPTIAVPTHGERRHLIEHAAFAKDLQVPHAISPRNGDMVRLAPGHPEIIDEVPAGRLYVDGGVVTPENGEALRERRHAAFNGMLVVSIVLDGRNKIVSGPQVRGIGLAGDEEYSLDDALDDLAEEAETAYKKLGGDTREQDEAIESAISRAVKKAAFRIWERKPVVETTVLRL